From a single Brettanomyces bruxellensis chromosome 7, complete sequence genomic region:
- a CDS encoding uncharacterized protein (BUSCO:EOG09265A4E) gives MPKFSYLPNLNDAFTPLSDPQLAILRKQVESEGTDPTIQSLFNYAWGLVKSKDKGDNKQGINILTGIFKKEPSRRRECLYYLSVGCYKIGEYKESERYVNVLLDHEPDNLQAKELKDEIHNELAKNSVIGLAILSGLTAAGVGLASVLLRRKRN, from the coding sequence ATGCCTAAATTCAGCTATCTCCCTAATCTGAATGATGCATTCACGCCGTTATCGGATCCCCAACTAGCAATTTTAAGAAAGCAAGTGGAGTCTGAGGGCACAGATCCCACTATCCAGTCACTTTTCAATTATGCATGGGGGTTGGTGAAGTCTAAAGATAAAGGTGATAATAAGCAAGGTATCAACATACTCACAGgaatttttaaaaaggaaCCTTCTCGAAGAAGAGAATGCTTGTACTATCTATCTGTGGGATGTTATAAGATTGGTGAATATAAAGAAAGCGAAAGGTATGTTAACGTTTTACTAGATCATGAACCGGATAACTTACAGGCAAAGGAGTTAAAGGATGAAATACATAATGAATTGGCAAAGAACAGTGTCATAGGCCTTGCCATATTGAGTGGGCTCACTGCGGCTGGTGTTGGTCTTGCGAGTGTTTTGCTACGtcggaaaagaaattga